A stretch of Castanea sativa cultivar Marrone di Chiusa Pesio chromosome 2, ASM4071231v1 DNA encodes these proteins:
- the LOC142625071 gene encoding uncharacterized protein LOC142625071, whose amino-acid sequence MARDPTKRNQNLICHYHQDVGHTTKNCRTLWNHLEQLVSEGKLKQYLYQPNGQGSHSGSINQRNNSSRPPLGTINVIFVAPGRTGSCPTRAMSVSHVLAEESSSKPKRIKGSVSPILGFSDEDKVGTIQPHDDALVVTLRIWGYDVRRAIVDQGSGADIMYPDLF is encoded by the coding sequence ctAGAGATCCTACGAAGCGGAACCAGAATCTCATTTGCCACTATCATCAGGACGTAGGTCACACCACCAAGAATTGCAGAACactttggaaccatttggagcagttggttagtgaaggaaaattgaagcaatATTTGTATCAGCCCAATGGACAAGGAAGCCATTCAGGTTCGATCAATCAAAGGAATAACTCATCCCGGCCACCCCTGGGGacgattaatgtcattttcGTTGCCCCTGGAAGGACTGGCTCCTGTCCTACTAGGGCGATGTCTGTGTCCCATGTTCTTGCCGAGGAGTCTAGCTCGAAGCCGAAGAGAATTAAAGGAAGTGTTTCGCCTATTTTGGGCTTTTCGGATGAAGACAAGGTGgggaccattcaaccccatgacgatgctctggTGGTTACGCTGAGGATATGGGGCTATGATGTAAGAAGAGCGAttgttgatcaaggtagtggtgcggacattatgtaccctgatttgttCTAG